One stretch of Methanobacterium aggregans DNA includes these proteins:
- a CDS encoding tripartite tricarboxylate transporter permease — MWELVFVCLLGVMCGTVTGLIPGIHVNTVGAFLFASSAFLLTFLSPEVLAVFLISMSISHALLEFIPSMFLGVPDEGTVLSIMPGHYFLLHGRGKEAIRLVAVGGFGSILVTILLLPIFMMFLPPLYTWLKPYIWIILSGVVVYMFIRLSNSVISFLWAVTLFLLSGIMGWVMFSTPISSNVSLLCMFSGLFGVSTLLYSMSQSSVVPNQNKFHNFKFSGTVLRGVFAGGIAGTILGFLPGMGPAQGSILAQELSGGGDAGANREGFLVAMSGVNVSDALFSLIAIYLIGNPRSGIAVYIDKLIQVFDFNHLVLFIFASLTAVSLSLILCLKCGDLAAESIERINYTKLSWAVIVLMTFIVVLFAVMEHSNVPFILMVYVTAVALGLLPHYLGVNKSNLMGVLIVPALIIYMGMA; from the coding sequence TTGTGGGAACTCGTCTTTGTATGCCTATTAGGGGTGATGTGTGGAACAGTAACTGGTCTAATCCCTGGAATCCATGTAAACACAGTTGGTGCATTCCTCTTTGCATCCTCTGCATTTTTATTGACCTTCCTGTCCCCTGAAGTGCTTGCAGTGTTCCTCATATCCATGTCCATATCCCATGCCCTCCTTGAGTTCATCCCCTCCATGTTCCTTGGAGTGCCTGATGAGGGAACTGTGCTGTCCATCATGCCGGGACACTACTTCCTGCTTCACGGGAGGGGTAAAGAAGCAATAAGACTCGTTGCAGTTGGAGGATTTGGATCCATCCTGGTCACCATTCTACTCCTGCCCATCTTCATGATGTTCCTACCTCCACTCTACACATGGCTCAAGCCCTACATATGGATAATCCTTTCAGGGGTTGTGGTTTACATGTTCATACGCCTCAGCAATAGTGTGATCTCATTTCTATGGGCTGTTACTCTTTTTCTTCTTTCAGGGATCATGGGGTGGGTGATGTTCAGCACACCCATCTCCTCAAACGTTTCACTTCTCTGCATGTTTTCAGGACTTTTTGGTGTGAGCACCCTACTCTACAGCATGTCCCAGAGTTCAGTTGTTCCAAACCAGAACAAGTTCCATAACTTCAAGTTCAGTGGAACTGTTCTGAGGGGAGTTTTTGCAGGGGGAATTGCAGGAACCATCCTAGGATTTTTACCAGGAATGGGGCCGGCTCAGGGAAGCATACTGGCCCAGGAACTTAGTGGGGGTGGGGATGCCGGTGCAAACAGGGAAGGATTTCTCGTTGCAATGAGTGGTGTTAATGTTTCAGATGCACTATTCTCACTCATAGCCATTTACCTAATTGGAAATCCCAGAAGCGGTATTGCAGTGTACATAGACAAGCTCATTCAGGTATTTGACTTCAACCATCTGGTCCTCTTCATATTCGCATCCCTAACTGCAGTTTCCCTATCCCTGATCCTCTGCCTGAAGTGCGGGGATCTTGCAGCAGAATCAATAGAACGAATAAACTACACCAAATTATCATGGGCTGTGATCGTATTGATGACATTCATAGTGGTTTTATTTGCAGTTATGGAACATTCAAACGTGCCATTCATACTCATGGTCTATGTAACTGCGGTTGCACTGGGACTGCTTCCCCACTACCTTGGTGTTAATAAATCAAATTTAATGGGGGTTTTAATAGTCCCTGCACTTATTATTTACATGGGAATGGCCTGA
- the cbiM gene encoding cobalt transporter CbiM, with translation MHIPDGFIPLWQCAIYFVILIVALIISLRWARRDLDEKRVPLMAVLAAGIFAIMSMNIPIPWGTSGHMVGGALVALIFLAPEAAVIVFTLVLIVQGLFFGDGGLTALGANVLNMGIIGGCVGLYSFKALRKPIGKVPAIAVASWLSIFIAAEAVAVEMWLAGTFPLGAGLMFMGLYHSVIGIIEAILTVVVILALEKLRPDLLAWNRKKTGDLKADTSEVASK, from the coding sequence ATGCATATACCGGATGGATTTATACCCTTATGGCAATGCGCTATTTACTTTGTTATACTTATAGTAGCATTGATTATCTCCCTCAGATGGGCAAGAAGAGACCTTGATGAGAAGAGAGTACCTTTAATGGCAGTTTTAGCAGCAGGTATATTCGCCATAATGTCCATGAACATTCCCATACCCTGGGGAACAAGTGGACACATGGTGGGTGGAGCCCTTGTAGCCCTTATATTCCTGGCCCCTGAAGCAGCCGTCATAGTCTTTACCCTGGTGCTGATTGTACAGGGACTGTTCTTTGGAGATGGAGGATTAACAGCACTGGGCGCCAACGTACTGAACATGGGAATCATAGGCGGATGCGTGGGACTTTACTCATTCAAAGCCCTGAGAAAACCAATAGGCAAGGTGCCTGCAATAGCAGTGGCATCATGGCTGTCCATATTCATAGCAGCAGAAGCAGTTGCAGTGGAAATGTGGCTTGCAGGAACGTTCCCACTGGGAGCAGGACTCATGTTCATGGGACTTTACCACTCTGTAATAGGTATCATAGAGGCAATACTGACAGTTGTTGTTATACTCGCCCTTGAAAAACTAAGGCCAGATCTCCTTGCCTGGAACAGGAAAAAAACAGGAGATCTCAAGGCAGACACAAGTGAGGTGGCATCAAAATGA
- a CDS encoding 50S ribosomal protein L11 methyltransferase — MYISCLCLGDCIEPSGHVLDVIGTFYDPCDSCENWNLKKFTPLAEQIDLDSVDADFGNCRCSKRHLDVVMAHVLKILIEAGVKDRKTTLRNACVPLITPAYPTGTAPYLPENSLVILVEDLDSASAEKILMEVPEVKGVLKGVMKITVGLKDADSDPQTYELLAGCDMRCDVVKTPYGALCIYKAQGEIHVEFPKPISPKVGLLRKYLDEHSQASVLDCTCGPGTLGIACLKAGARKVVFNDLWYPAARTAALNLEVNGFPVKTPENMVEIQGKNWSSPETPVAVGDNFEVYSADLRDLGNILGEEFDICIIDAFPGVETADLVEGVKGICRKIVVI; from the coding sequence ATGTACATAAGCTGCCTGTGCCTAGGTGACTGCATAGAACCTTCAGGCCATGTTTTAGATGTTATTGGAACATTTTACGATCCATGTGATAGTTGTGAAAACTGGAATCTGAAGAAGTTCACACCTCTGGCAGAGCAGATAGATCTGGATAGTGTGGATGCTGATTTTGGAAACTGCAGATGCAGTAAGAGGCATCTTGACGTGGTTATGGCCCATGTTCTCAAGATCCTCATTGAAGCTGGTGTTAAGGACAGGAAAACAACCCTCAGAAACGCATGTGTTCCCCTGATAACCCCTGCATACCCCACAGGTACAGCCCCCTACCTTCCTGAAAACTCCCTTGTGATACTGGTGGAGGATCTTGATTCTGCCTCTGCAGAGAAGATCCTCATGGAAGTTCCTGAAGTTAAAGGTGTTTTAAAAGGCGTTATGAAAATAACAGTTGGATTGAAGGATGCTGATTCAGATCCTCAAACCTACGAACTCCTTGCAGGCTGTGACATGCGCTGTGACGTGGTTAAAACACCCTACGGAGCTCTTTGTATCTACAAAGCTCAGGGCGAGATACACGTGGAGTTTCCCAAACCCATCTCCCCCAAGGTAGGTCTTCTGAGGAAGTACCTCGATGAACATTCTCAAGCAAGTGTTCTTGATTGTACCTGCGGCCCTGGAACCCTTGGAATTGCATGTTTAAAAGCAGGAGCCCGGAAGGTTGTTTTCAATGATCTATGGTATCCTGCAGCAAGAACAGCAGCCCTGAACCTTGAAGTCAATGGATTTCCAGTGAAAACCCCTGAAAATATGGTGGAAATTCAGGGCAAAAATTGGAGCTCCCCTGAAACTCCAGTCGCAGTGGGGGACAATTTTGAGGTTTACTCCGCAGACCTCAGGGACCTTGGGAACATCCTAGGTGAAGAGTTTGATATATGCATCATCGATGCATTTCCAGGCGTGGAAACTGCTGATCTTGTGGAGGGTGTGAAGGGTATCTGCAGGAAGATCGTGGTTATTTAA
- a CDS encoding PsbP-related protein: MKQYTILVLAILAVVVFASGCTTSTSQTYNESGVSFDYPMGWTKLSASQMSTEVEGAAPMIAAVADEDSISNKTYQTVVAVQKTNSTGSLDEGVSASKSALVSAGAVVVSESNLTVDGSPAREFTYTMKIGSVDKKESIIIFEKNNYIYAITFSAKASDFDSQKENFDMVVKSFKVI, translated from the coding sequence ATGAAACAATACACAATTTTAGTTTTGGCAATTTTAGCAGTTGTGGTTTTTGCATCGGGATGTACAACATCAACCAGTCAAACCTACAATGAAAGTGGGGTTTCCTTTGATTATCCAATGGGCTGGACCAAGTTATCAGCGAGTCAGATGAGCACTGAGGTTGAGGGAGCTGCACCTATGATTGCAGCAGTGGCAGATGAGGACAGTATTTCAAACAAGACCTACCAGACAGTTGTAGCTGTCCAGAAAACCAACAGCACAGGCAGTTTGGACGAAGGAGTTTCAGCGAGTAAATCTGCACTTGTAAGTGCTGGTGCTGTGGTGGTATCAGAGTCAAACCTCACAGTTGATGGATCTCCTGCCAGGGAATTCACCTACACCATGAAAATAGGTTCAGTGGACAAGAAAGAGAGCATCATCATATTTGAGAAAAATAACTACATCTATGCAATAACATTTAGTGCAAAGGCTTCAGACTTCGACAGTCAGAAGGAAAACTTCGACATGGTGGTTAAAAGCTTCAAAGTAATATAA
- a CDS encoding amino acid kinase family protein: MDWIVKVGGSLFLEDAAALCRALVGTHSMVICGGGVLANTLRSYDAEFRFSDTANHKSAIMCMDILGTLVADKVEGAEAVHSLEDAKKLVEMGKLPVLLPSNLMEYLDPLEHSWRVTSDSISFYISHLLKAKLLIATDVDGIYTHEPSLDGAKLIKNVSAKKLLNFGETSVDEFLPELLLQHKSQCYIVNGKHPERVLSLIEGKNVLHTLIGGY; this comes from the coding sequence ATGGATTGGATTGTGAAGGTTGGTGGCAGTCTGTTTCTTGAGGATGCTGCAGCACTCTGCAGAGCCCTTGTTGGCACACATTCCATGGTGATCTGTGGTGGTGGGGTTCTTGCCAACACACTCCGTAGTTACGATGCAGAATTCCGGTTTTCAGACACTGCAAACCATAAAAGTGCCATAATGTGCATGGACATTCTCGGAACCCTTGTTGCAGATAAGGTTGAGGGTGCTGAAGCAGTTCACTCCCTTGAAGATGCCAAGAAACTGGTTGAAATGGGTAAGCTTCCTGTTCTCCTGCCCTCAAATCTTATGGAGTATCTGGATCCCCTGGAACACTCGTGGAGGGTCACATCAGATTCCATATCCTTTTATATATCACATCTTCTAAAAGCCAAACTATTAATAGCAACAGATGTAGATGGTATATACACGCATGAACCATCCCTTGATGGTGCGAAACTTATAAAAAATGTAAGTGCTAAAAAACTACTAAATTTTGGTGAAACATCAGTTGATGAATTTTTACCCGAGCTTTTACTTCAACACAAATCTCAGTGTTATATTGTAAATGGTAAGCACCCTGAGAGGGTTCTATCGTTAATTGAAGGTAAAAACGTTTTACATACACTCATTGGAGGTTATTAA
- a CDS encoding PDGLE domain-containing protein, with product MNPNDKKLVIVGLVICVIIAVLAPFIASPNPDGLEKSAEQVGTADESGIYESPFPDYIIPAFGENPYSGIVALIIGVLIALGFGYAVAAIIKRKKPPEASK from the coding sequence ATGAATCCTAACGACAAAAAACTTGTGATTGTGGGTTTGGTTATCTGTGTCATCATAGCCGTTCTTGCACCGTTCATAGCTTCACCCAACCCAGATGGACTTGAAAAATCCGCTGAACAGGTTGGTACAGCAGATGAATCAGGAATATATGAATCACCATTTCCAGATTACATAATCCCTGCATTCGGTGAAAACCCATACTCTGGCATAGTTGCTTTGATCATCGGTGTTTTGATTGCCCTGGGATTCGGTTATGCCGTAGCAGCAATTATTAAAAGGAAAAAACCTCCAGAAGCATCTAAATAA
- the pth2 gene encoding peptidyl-tRNA hydrolase Pth2, which produces MKQVIVMRADLKMSRGKIAAQACHGSLGAYKRADENSVKKWEREGEKKVVVKVGSLEELYEVHELVKAAGVASCLVRDAGHTEIPESTITCLGIGPDADEKIDKITRELKLLK; this is translated from the coding sequence ATGAAACAGGTAATAGTTATGAGGGCTGATCTTAAGATGAGCCGGGGTAAAATCGCTGCACAGGCATGCCATGGCAGTTTAGGGGCGTACAAAAGGGCCGATGAAAATTCCGTAAAGAAATGGGAGAGGGAAGGCGAAAAAAAGGTTGTTGTAAAGGTTGGTAGTTTGGAAGAACTCTATGAAGTTCATGAACTCGTTAAGGCAGCAGGAGTAGCAAGCTGTCTTGTGAGGGATGCAGGACACACTGAAATACCAGAATCAACCATAACCTGCCTTGGAATAGGTCCTGATGCTGATGAAAAGATAGATAAAATAACCCGGGAGCTGAAACTCCTTAAATAA
- a CDS encoding type II secretion system F family protein has product MVFDGFKKFFNRIGGITVDSSKKVGEGVSAPVNKLSNRRSEGKFTNGGSETSSEGESRSSKRPSMKSSSLTEGLRRSSTPKRSTRTIERMRMDKDEIEIFKELVDKKYERGDKAKEAKAEQAKKASYTKASLEELLKEEEKEGLDPKLIVVMGAVSFAVVVVIMVVLGFGIEMGLVFGVAIFMMAILIIFLPNIQKGKRSNEASRELPYALRQMSTELKAGIGLHDSMRSVAMSGYGALSEEFARTLEEIKYGETTEKALMDMSDRIQSEGLKRAVHQITRTLSSGGDLSKTLNVIAEDTSYEMRMKLKDYAQKLNSFTMIYMFVAILGPVICMIMLIAASTVMGPFIPPILLLIMYLFLFPMVVAFMAFMIKRLEPQI; this is encoded by the coding sequence ATGGTTTTTGACGGGTTCAAAAAGTTTTTCAACAGAATTGGTGGCATAACTGTTGATTCAAGCAAAAAAGTGGGTGAAGGAGTTTCTGCACCAGTAAACAAGTTGAGTAACAGACGATCTGAGGGAAAGTTCACTAATGGGGGTTCTGAAACATCTTCAGAGGGTGAATCCAGATCCTCAAAAAGACCATCAATGAAATCATCAAGTTTGACTGAGGGTTTGAGGAGAAGTTCAACACCTAAACGTTCTACAAGGACAATAGAACGTATGAGGATGGATAAAGACGAGATTGAAATCTTTAAAGAGCTTGTTGATAAGAAGTATGAACGTGGAGACAAGGCAAAGGAAGCAAAGGCAGAACAGGCTAAAAAAGCATCTTACACTAAAGCTTCACTGGAAGAACTTCTTAAGGAGGAGGAAAAGGAAGGACTGGATCCTAAGTTGATAGTGGTTATGGGTGCGGTTTCCTTTGCAGTTGTAGTTGTGATAATGGTTGTACTGGGCTTTGGAATAGAGATGGGCCTGGTGTTCGGTGTTGCAATATTCATGATGGCCATACTCATAATATTCCTTCCCAACATCCAAAAGGGTAAACGGTCCAATGAGGCCTCAAGGGAACTTCCATATGCTTTAAGGCAGATGTCAACAGAGTTAAAGGCAGGAATAGGACTTCATGACAGCATGAGGTCCGTGGCAATGTCAGGGTACGGTGCACTTTCAGAGGAATTTGCAAGGACACTCGAAGAGATAAAGTACGGTGAAACCACGGAAAAAGCCCTGATGGATATGAGTGACAGAATACAATCAGAGGGACTTAAAAGGGCGGTTCATCAGATAACAAGAACCCTTTCAAGTGGTGGAGATCTGTCAAAAACTCTTAATGTTATAGCTGAAGATACATCCTACGAAATGAGGATGAAACTCAAGGACTATGCTCAGAAGCTCAACTCATTCACCATGATATACATGTTCGTTGCAATATTAGGGCCTGTTATATGTATGATCATGCTGATAGCAGCTTCAACAGTTATGGGGCCCTTCATACCACCTATACTCCTACTCATCATGTACCTTTTCTTATTCCCAATGGTGGTGGCATTCATGGCCTTCATGATAAAAAGGCTGGAACCGCAGATTTAA
- a CDS encoding PsbP-related protein, which yields MKWYTAMFLIVIVVLSVLSVYRGLTPQTYNENGVYFKYPGTWNQLSAKDWDIKSNNTIAVVGDSNNAQNSSYITMVMVQKTNQSGTLDEIVAASKANLQKDKKAVMISDKNITVNGVKAHDVFYNVTMGGVKKEARLVVLAQNNTVYSLTLSAPDSDFANQKENFDMVVRSFKITGEQRNNYLENMFNNLL from the coding sequence ATGAAATGGTACACAGCCATGTTTTTAATTGTAATCGTTGTTTTATCAGTTTTATCAGTTTACAGGGGATTAACACCCCAAACCTACAATGAAAACGGGGTTTACTTCAAGTACCCTGGAACATGGAATCAGCTCTCTGCAAAGGATTGGGACATAAAATCAAATAACACCATTGCAGTGGTTGGAGATTCCAACAACGCCCAGAACAGCAGTTACATAACAATGGTAATGGTACAGAAAACCAACCAATCAGGGACACTGGATGAAATAGTTGCAGCAAGTAAGGCAAATCTTCAGAAGGATAAGAAAGCCGTTATGATCTCGGATAAGAACATCACAGTCAACGGGGTGAAGGCCCATGATGTGTTTTACAACGTTACAATGGGTGGTGTTAAGAAAGAGGCACGTTTAGTTGTTTTAGCTCAAAACAACACAGTTTACTCATTAACTCTAAGTGCACCTGATTCAGACTTTGCCAACCAGAAGGAAAACTTTGACATGGTAGTTAGAAGCTTTAAAATTACTGGAGAGCAGAGAAATAATTATTTAGAGAACATGTTCAATAATCTACTTTGA
- the cbiQ gene encoding cobalt ECF transporter T component CbiQ, with protein sequence MSGLGSINELEKITMQNSPLHRLDGRIKLVVLLAIIVYAVYTTDILILALMEIYLLVLIFLSKLSFKDSFIKILLILPFGGAIALFQPFIHAGTVIYTLPLGIHITAQGLAFGLLLISRLVVSLTCIVLLSSLSPMQEVVDSFKKLGMPRDLAMIFSLFIRYLFMFYDELQRIRHAQASRNFDIFNKKTAYMWRLKQVAYTIAMMFLRAFEKGETVYFSMLSRGYSEESDIYTANKKLGINDFTFVSTTVALILFLELMKYMAFV encoded by the coding sequence ATGAGCGGCCTTGGATCCATCAACGAACTAGAAAAAATAACCATGCAGAACAGCCCCCTCCACCGCCTGGACGGTAGGATCAAGCTTGTAGTTCTACTTGCCATCATAGTCTACGCAGTCTACACCACTGACATCCTGATACTGGCCCTGATGGAGATCTACCTACTCGTTCTCATATTCCTATCCAAACTCTCATTCAAGGATTCATTCATCAAGATACTATTGATACTGCCCTTTGGTGGGGCTATAGCACTATTTCAGCCATTTATACATGCAGGCACAGTTATTTACACATTACCCTTGGGTATACACATCACAGCCCAGGGACTGGCCTTTGGATTGCTTTTGATCTCCAGGCTGGTGGTTTCTTTAACCTGCATAGTTCTATTATCATCCTTAAGTCCCATGCAGGAAGTTGTTGATTCATTCAAGAAGCTGGGAATGCCCAGGGACCTGGCCATGATATTCAGCCTCTTCATAAGGTACCTCTTCATGTTCTACGACGAACTTCAGAGGATAAGGCATGCCCAGGCCAGCAGGAACTTCGATATATTCAACAAGAAAACCGCTTACATGTGGAGGTTGAAGCAGGTTGCCTACACAATAGCCATGATGTTCCTCCGCGCCTTTGAAAAGGGCGAAACTGTTTATTTCAGCATGCTGAGCCGGGGTTACAGCGAAGAATCAGATATCTACACTGCAAACAAAAAACTTGGAATCAACGACTTCACATTCGTATCAACAACAGTTGCACTTATTCTCTTCCTTGAGTTAATGAAGTACATGGCCTTCGTCTAA
- a CDS encoding CpaF family protein yields MKDKRKEILRDLLGEFAADDDGPREEREEIPDRVKEKKESHEDDLEEKLLKLTKAPKSPKKPKKIKKVSNVFKAEIVEEGLIPNYNVSVPKFSEKEKILFNEVREKLVEVAVSQGEEFRLDEGSFTDEVKEFLKMRGARDVDRLAAQISQEMLGYGKLDPMIKDDDLEEIMVIGTGKNVFVYHRKLGMMITNVIFDDDAEVKGIIDVIARQVNRRIDQQTPILDARLQDGSRVNATIPPVSADGSTLTIRKFRKDPLTVIDLINFKTMSSHLAGFLWVCTDGLGVKPCNAIIAGGTGSGKTTTLNTVAAFVPPRERIITIEDTLEIQIPHNHVLRMETRPPNIEGKGELTMDVLVKNSLRQRPDRVIVGEVRGGEAVTLFTALNTGHSGMGTLHSNTARETITRLVNPPMNVPNIMIPALDFIIMQNRMYRPEGGSIRRITEVAEVVGMEEGNVQLNRVFEWNNVADKVEYVGIASQTLRDIAELRGIGITEIEEEIEKRRLVLEYMADNDIRSIDEVGSFINNYYKDSEEVLDIIL; encoded by the coding sequence ATGAAAGATAAACGTAAAGAGATACTCAGGGATCTTCTCGGGGAATTTGCTGCAGATGATGATGGGCCTAGAGAAGAAAGAGAGGAGATTCCTGATCGGGTAAAGGAAAAAAAGGAATCACACGAAGACGACCTTGAAGAAAAGCTTTTAAAACTGACTAAAGCACCTAAGTCACCTAAAAAGCCGAAAAAGATTAAAAAGGTTTCCAATGTATTCAAGGCTGAGATAGTTGAGGAGGGTTTAATACCCAACTACAACGTCAGTGTTCCAAAGTTCTCAGAAAAGGAAAAAATACTCTTCAACGAGGTCAGGGAAAAACTCGTTGAAGTTGCAGTTTCTCAGGGCGAAGAATTCCGGCTGGATGAGGGATCATTCACTGATGAAGTGAAGGAATTCCTTAAGATGAGGGGAGCAAGGGATGTTGACAGGCTTGCTGCTCAAATATCACAGGAAATGCTGGGTTATGGGAAGCTGGACCCCATGATAAAGGATGATGACCTTGAGGAGATCATGGTCATAGGAACAGGTAAAAACGTTTTTGTTTATCACAGAAAACTGGGAATGATGATAACCAACGTTATTTTTGATGATGATGCAGAGGTAAAGGGTATCATAGATGTTATAGCCAGGCAGGTTAACAGGAGAATAGACCAGCAGACACCTATTCTGGATGCCCGTTTACAGGATGGTTCCAGGGTAAACGCAACCATCCCTCCAGTATCTGCAGACGGTTCAACATTGACCATAAGGAAGTTTAGAAAGGACCCATTAACTGTCATTGATCTCATAAACTTCAAAACCATGTCATCACACCTTGCAGGATTCCTTTGGGTCTGCACAGATGGGCTGGGAGTAAAACCCTGTAACGCAATAATAGCTGGAGGTACAGGTTCAGGTAAAACAACCACCCTGAACACTGTAGCTGCATTTGTACCGCCACGTGAAAGGATAATAACCATAGAGGATACTCTGGAGATTCAGATTCCACATAACCATGTTCTGCGTATGGAAACCCGCCCACCAAACATTGAGGGTAAGGGAGAACTTACAATGGACGTACTCGTTAAGAATTCCCTGCGTCAGAGACCTGACAGGGTGATCGTTGGTGAGGTTAGGGGTGGTGAAGCAGTAACTCTTTTCACAGCTTTGAACACAGGACACTCTGGTATGGGTACGCTTCACTCAAACACTGCCAGGGAAACCATAACAAGACTGGTGAACCCACCCATGAACGTTCCTAACATAATGATACCTGCTCTTGACTTCATAATAATGCAGAACAGGATGTACAGGCCTGAAGGTGGTTCAATAAGGAGGATCACTGAGGTTGCAGAAGTTGTGGGTATGGAAGAAGGAAACGTGCAGCTTAACCGTGTTTTTGAATGGAACAACGTTGCTGATAAGGTGGAATACGTTGGAATTGCAAGTCAAACCCTCAGGGACATAGCTGAACTAAGGGGAATCGGAATCACAGAAATTGAGGAAGAAATTGAGAAGAGAAGGCTTGTGCTGGAGTACATGGCAGACAATGATATTCGTTCAATAGATGAAGTTGGATCCTTCATCAACAACTACTACAAGGATTCAGAGGAAGTACTGGATATAATACTGTAG
- a CDS encoding elongation factor 1-beta: MGEVVATIKLMPESPDVDLESIKAEIGKSIPENTELHKIEEEPIAFGLVALNVMVVVEDEEGGTEKVEENLSKLQDIASIEVVDVRRLM, translated from the coding sequence ATGGGAGAAGTTGTAGCAACAATAAAATTAATGCCTGAAAGTCCTGACGTTGATCTAGAAAGTATCAAAGCAGAGATTGGAAAATCAATACCAGAAAACACCGAACTTCACAAGATTGAGGAAGAACCAATAGCTTTCGGTCTTGTAGCCCTCAACGTAATGGTTGTAGTGGAAGATGAAGAAGGCGGTACTGAAAAAGTTGAGGAAAACCTTTCAAAGCTCCAGGACATAGCAAGCATAGAAGTTGTTGATGTAAGAAGGTTGATGTAA
- a CDS encoding zinc finger domain-containing protein, whose product MEKIECTSCKQEISPVENYVKFQCPECDKILYRCQKCRTFGHLYKCECGFKGP is encoded by the coding sequence ATGGAGAAAATAGAATGTACATCTTGTAAACAGGAAATATCCCCTGTGGAAAACTACGTGAAATTCCAGTGCCCTGAATGCGATAAAATATTATACAGGTGCCAGAAATGCAGGACATTTGGCCACTTATACAAGTGCGAATGCGGTTTCAAAGGCCCATAA